One part of the Malus sylvestris chromosome 2, drMalSylv7.2, whole genome shotgun sequence genome encodes these proteins:
- the LOC126596360 gene encoding putative ABC transporter B family member 8, giving the protein MSKMNSPEKNDENMVAEKGDESSKGGNSVLKIFRYADWVDVVLMVLGTVGAIGDGMSTNCLLVFVSRLMNNLGYGQTQQNNHGTNWMDEVERCSLDFVYLGLAVMLVAHLEGYCWSKTSERQVLKIRYKYLEAVLRQEVGFFDSQEATTSEVINTISKDTFLIQEVLSEKVPTFVMHSSVFVSGLAFSTYLSWRLALVAFPTLLLLIIPGMIYGKYLMYLSKKSYKEYGEANIIIGQALSSIKTVYSFTAERRIVDRYSAILERTSRLGIKQGIAKGLAVGSTGLSFAIWGFLAWYGSHLVMFKGESGGRIYAAGISFVLSGLSLGMALPDLRYFTEAAVAATRIFDRIDRKPLIGGEDTKGVVLDNIRGELEFIDVKFTYPSRPDSMVLKDFNLKVEAGKTIALVGASGSGKSTAIALLQRFYDADDGVVRVDGIDIRTLQLNWIRSKMGLVSQEHALFGTSIRENIMFGKLDANMDEVTAAAMAANAHNFIRQLPEGYETKIGERGALLSGGQKQRIAIARAIIKNPVILLLDEATSALDSESEALVQNALDQASMGRTTMVVAHKLSTVRNADLIAAVSGGCINEIGSHNDLINRQNGHYANLAKLQRQLSSFDNVEQERISVSSVTRSSAGRLSTARSSPASAFAKSPLSNETPQLVSHPPTSFYRLLSLNSPEWKQGLIGSLSAIAFGSVQPVYALTIGGMISAFFVQNHEEMCARIRTYSLTFCALSLISMTLNLFQHYNFAYMGEQLTKRIRLQMLQKILTFETAWFDEEQNSSGALCSRLSNEVSMVKSLVADRVSLLVQTTSAVTIAMIMGLVVAWKLALVMIAVQPLTILCFYTKKVLLSSISANFIKAQNHSTQIAVESVYNHRIVTSYGSVGKVLQLFDEAQETPRKEAQKKAWLAGLGIGSAQCLTFMSWALDFWYGGTLVEKGQISAGDVFKTFFILVSTGKVIAEAGSMTSDLAKGSTAVASVFEILDRHSLISGSHNVGDGDSNNGNWIQLEKVTGRIELKKVDFAYPSRPETLVLCQFSLEAQAGSSLGLVGTSGCGKSTVIGLIQRFYDVGRGSVKVDGVDIRELDIQWYRRHTALVSQEPVIYSCTIRNNIMFGKLDTPENEVAEAARAANAHEFISSLKDGYVTECGERGVQLSGGQKQRIAIARAILRNPTILLLDEATSALDLQSEQLVQEALDRIMVGRTTIVIAHRLNTIKNLDMIAVVGDGKVVEKGTYAQLQQKRGAFFNLATC; this is encoded by the exons ATGAGTAAAATGAACTCTCCTGAGAAGAATGATGAGAATATGGTAGCTGAGAAAGGAGATGAGAGCAGCAAAGGAGGAAATTCAGTATTGAAAATATTCAGATATGCTGATTGGGTTGATGTGGTGCTGATGGTGCTGGGTACAGTGGGAGCAATAGGAGATGGGATGTCTACTAATTGCTTGCTGGTGTTCGTTAGCCGTCTTATGAACAACTTGGGATATGGTCAGACCCAGCAGAACAATCATGGGACTAATTGGATGGACGAAGTTGAAAGG TGCAGCTTGGACTTTGTATACTTGGGATTAGCAGTAATGCTGGTGGCTCATTTGG AGGGTTATTGTTGGAGCAAAACCAGTGAGAGGCAGGTGCTGAAGATTCGTTACAAGTACTTGGAAGCTGTTCTAAGGCAGGAAGTTGGGTTTTTCGATTCACAAGAAGCCACTACGTCGGAGGTCATCAATACTATATCAAAAGACACTTTTCTCATACAAGAAGTTCTAAGTGAAAAG GTGCCAACATTCGTTATGCACTCCTCCGTTTTTGTTTCTGGCCTGGCCTTCTCCACCTACTTGTCATGGAGACTGGCCTTGGTAGCATTCCCCACACTACTTCTTCTAATCATACCAGGAATGATCTATGGGAAGTACCTCATGTACTTATCTAAAAAATCGTACAAAGAGTACGGAGAAGCAAACATAATAATAGGGCAAGCATTGAGCTCCATTAAAACTGTTTATTCGTTCACCGCCGAGAGGAGAATTGTGGACAGATATTCAGCAATACTGGAGAGGACAAGCAGGCTGGGGATAAAGCAAGGCATTGCAAAAGGGTTGGCTGTTGGAAGCACAGGACTTTCTTTTGCGATATGGGGATTTCTTGCTTGGTATGGAAGCCATTTGGTCATGTTTAAAGGTGAAAGTGGTGGGAGGATTTATGCGGCGGGCATCTCTTTCGTATTGAGTGGACT ATCCTTGGGAATGGCACTTCCAGATTTGAGGTACTTCACAGAAGCTGCTGTTGCCGCCACCCGAATATTTGACAGGATTGACCGGAAACCCTTGATTGGTGGTGAAGACACCAAAGGAGTTGTGCTAGACAACATTAGAGGCGAGCTAGAATTCATTGATGTCAAGTTCACATATCCTTCTCGTCCTGATTCCATGGTTCTCAAAGATTTCAACCTCAAAGTTGAAGCCGGGAAGACCATTGCTCTTGTAGGTGCAAGTGGAAGTGGAAAATCTACAGCAATTGCGTTGCTGCAACGCTTTTATGACGCGGATGATGGCGTTGTTCGGGTTGATGGCATTGATATAAGGACGCTTCAGTTGAATTGGATAAGATCCAAGATGGGACTTGTGAGCCAAGAACATGCATTGTTTGGGACATCGATAAGGGAAAATATTATGTTTGGTAAGCTTGATGCTAATATGGATGAAGTCACAGCTGCAGCTATGGCTGCCAATGCTCATAATTTCATAAGGCAACTGCCAGAAGGGTATGAGACCAAG ATTGGAGAGAGAGGAGCACTTTTATCTGGTGGACAAAAGCAGCGGATAGCCATTGCTAGAGCAATCATTAAGAACCCTGTGATTCTACTACTTGATGAAGCAACAAGTGCTCTTGACTCTGAATCAGAGGCTTTGGTCCAAAATGCTCTTGATCAAGCCTCCATGGGAAGAACCACAATG GTTGTTGCACACAAGCTTTCCACAGTCCGAAATGCAGACCTAATTGCAGCGGTTAGTGGCGGTTGCATCAACGAAATAGGGTCCCACAACGACCTCATCAACCGCCAAAACGGGCACTATGCAAATCTAGCAAAGCTGCAGAGGCAGCTCAGTAGTTTTGACAACGTTGAGCAAGAACGAATTTCGGTGTCTTCAGTCACTAGAAGCAGCGCTGGCAGGCTAAGCACGGCAAGATCAAGCCCTGCATCAGCGTTTGCAAAATCGCCATTATCTAATGAGACTCCACAACTTGTGTCACATCCTCCGACTTCTTTTTACCGGCTTCTCTCTTTAAATTCCCCAGAATGGAAGCAAGGCCTAATCGGAAGCCTCTCTGCCATAGCGTTCGGGTCAGTTCAACCTGTCTATGCCTTAACCATAGGTGGAATGATATCAGCTTTCTTTGTGCAAAACCACGAGGAAATGTGTGCTCGAATTCGCACATACTCCTTGACTTTCTGTGCACTTTCCTTAATTTCCATGACTTTGAATCTCTTCCAACACTACAATTTTGCTTACATGGGTGAGCAGCTCACGAAAAGAATCCGATTACAAATGCTTCAAAAGATCTTGACCTTTGAAACGGCTTGGTTTGATGAGGAGCAGAACTCGAGTGGGGCATTGTGTTCGAGATTGAGCAATGAGGTTTCCATGGTTAAGTCCCTCGTGGCAGACAGGGTGTCCTTATTAGTCCAAACCACTTCAGCTGTCACAATAGCCATGATCATGGGTCTAGTCGTGGCATGGAAGCTAGCACTCGTTATGATCGCGGTCCAACCACTCACGATCCTTTGCTTTTACACTAAGAAAGTCCTGCTCTCTAGCATATCAGCCAACTTCATCAAAGCACAAAACCACAGCACTCAAATTGCAGTCGAATCAGTGTATAACCACAGAATTGTGACATCATACGGAAGCGTGGGAAAAGTACTTCAACTGTTCGATGAGGCTCAGGAGACACCGCGGAAAGAAGCACAGAAGAAGGCATGGCTAGCTGGGCTTGGAATAGGATCGGCTCAGTGCCTAACATTTATGTCATGGGCATTGGACTTCTGGTATGGTGGTACATTGGTAGAAAAAGGGCAAATATCAGCTGGGGATgtgttcaaaacatttttcatattGGTTAGCACTGGTAAAGTTATAGCTGAAGCTGGAAGCATGACTTCGGATTTGGCCAAGGGTTCGACTGCAGTTGCATCCGTGTTTGAGATTCTTGACCGGCATTCACTAATTTCGGGCTCTCATAAT GTTGGGGATGGAGATAGCAATAATGGAAACTGGATCCAGTTAGAGAAAGTGACTGGAAGGATTGAATTGAAGAAGGTTGATTTTGCATACCCTAGCAGGCCAGAGACATTAGTGCTGTGCCAATTTAGCTTGGAGGCTCAAGCAGGCTCAAGCCTTGGACTTGTCGGGACAAGTGGGTGTGGAAAATCAACTGTGATTGGCTTGATACAAAGATTTTATGATGTAGGGAGGGGATCAGTGAAGGTGGATGGGGTTGACATAAGGGAACTAGATATTCAATGGTACCGGAGGCACACGGCCCTTGTTAGCCAAGAGCCGGTGATATATTCCTGTACCATTCGGAACAACATCATGTTCGGGAAGCTTGACACTCCAGAAAATGAGGTTGCAGAGGCTGCGAGGGCCGCCAATGCTCACGAATTTATCTC GTCACTGAAAGACGGGTACGTCACTGAGTGCGGCGAAAGAGGGGTGCAGCTATCAGGAGGGCAAAAGCAAAGGATAGCAATTGCAAGAGCAATACTTAGGAATCCAACAATATTGTTGCTAGATGAGGCAACAAGTGCACTTGATCTGCAATCAGAGCAGCTTGTGCAGGAAGCATTGGATCGCATTATGGTTGGAAGGACAACAATTGTGATAGCACACAGGCTCAACACCATCAAAAACCTAGATATGATTGCAGTTGTTGGAGATGGGAAGGTGGTGGAAAAAGGCACTTATGCTCAGCTCCAGCAAAAGCGTGGTGCCTTTTTTAACCTTGCCACGTGTTAG
- the LOC126596366 gene encoding uncharacterized protein LOC126596366 isoform X2, which produces MEEDDGTKQLSIYRAARTIKRRQNTLYNALKSIYDDSIFVGEISQLWPDLPLLANLRCGLWYSPTTNFHSTCYFKSTDGHTNNWSFNTSRLNLHVAQLAGKKGGCFIVDATRKGKRFPDSMSKTIPIWTCVLNRAIYRHLKKDHQSDLFNDEELSTSGEHSEENGQTNFDWDCSLHLPLWVSETEKASIEDRLDEWTQQLEASGADIASLASFLKKPLRPLWISQKTVIWLNEVPDHESWDFTPIILVSASASNGVVPHRTSSEFSWNYIAGAGDDEESWARGLTPTLFWNHAYDIIDVGPVLCNQMVADIVEKDRVYRAQRGQIAPQVSVKAPNLIENSVHCLHGDSLLPLDISNTNMDLNPCDEDCPMSWLGSTGLAVGISPTGMFKITHAAVSKVDCILNCDQESIHVSHRNAIAYMHLPMVTSKFDRFSLLNNLPSAVNFAKLNLSEGKTLLICCHNGEDISVCICLAILTSLFDDRGTFDGGSFFSETCITKLEMRRRLVTICKYVVNARPSRGNLKQVFGFLNGGRAVTENGPA; this is translated from the exons ATGGAAGAGGACGATGGCACGAAGCAGCTGAGCATATACAGGGCGGCGAGGACAATAAAACGACGGCAGAACACCCTCTACAACGCCCTCAAATCAATCTACGACGACTCAATCTTCGTCGGAGAAATCTCCCAGCTCTGGCCGGACCTCCCTCTCCTCGCCAACCTCCGATGCGGCCTCTGGTATTCTCCGACTACGAACTTCCACTCCACCTGCTACTTCAAATCCACCGACGGCCACACCAACAACTGGTCCTTCAACACCTCCCGCCTCAACCTCCACGTCGCCCAACTTGCCGGTAAG AAAGGAGGGTGCTTTATTGTGGATGCGACTCGGAAGGGGAAGCGATTTCCGGATAGCATGTCGAAGACAATTCCGATTTGGACATGTGTTTTGAATCGGGCGATTTATAGGCATTTGAAGAAAGATCATCAGAGTGATTTGTTCAATGATGAG GAGCTAAGTACTTCTGGTGAACATTCTGAAGAGAATGGACAGACCAATTTTGATTGGGATTGTTCCTTGCATCTTCCTCTTTGGGTTTCAGAAACAGAGAAGGCATCTATCGAGGATCGATTAGACGAATGGACTCAACAGTTGGAAGCCAGCGGTGCTGACATTGCCTCTCTTGCTTCTTTTTTGAAAAAGCCGCTGCGCCCTCTGTGGATATCACAAAAGACTGTGATTTGGTTGAATGAAGTTCCAGACCATGAATCCTGGGATTTCACACCCATCATTCTTGTTTCTGCCTCTGCCTCTAATGGTGTTGTACCACACAGGACTAGTTCGGAATTTAGCTGGAATTACATAGCAGGAGCCGGTGATGATGAAGAAAGCTGGGCAAGGGGTTTAACACCCACCCTCTTCTGGAACCATGCCTATGATATTATCGATGTGGGGCCTGTTTTGTGTAACCAGATGGTAGCTGATATAGTTGAGAAGGATCGTGTTTATCGTGCTCAAAGGGGACAAATTGCTCCTCAGGTTTCTGTCAAGGCCCCAAATTTGATAGAAAACTCAGTTCATTGTTTGCACGGCGACTCGTTGTTGCCTTTGGATATTTCAAACACGAATATGGATTTAAATCCTTGTGATGAAGATTGTCCTATGTCGTGGCTGGGTTCAACTGGCCTTGCTGTAGGCATATCTCCAACCGGTATGTTCAAAATTACTCATG CTGCAGTATCTAAAGTTGATTGCATATTGAATTGTGATCAAGAGTCAATCCATGTTTCTCATCGGAATGCTATAGCATATATGCATCTTCCTATGGTG ACATCGAAGTTTGATCGGTTTTCCTTGTTGAATAATCTCCCTTCTGCTgtgaactttgcaaagttgaaTCTAAGTGAAGGGAAGACCCTCCTAATTTGTTGCCACAATG GGGAAGATATCAGCGTATGTATATGTCTGGCAATCTTGACTTCATTATTTGATGATAGAG GAACCTTTGATGGTGGAAGCTTCTTCAGTGAGACATGCATTACAAAATTAGAAATGCGGAGAAGACTCGTAACTATCTGTAAATATGTAGTAAATGCAAGGCCTTCAAGAGGAAACCTGAAGcaagtttttggttttcttaATGGCGGAAGAGCTGTCACGGAGAACGGGCCTGCTTAG
- the LOC126596366 gene encoding uncharacterized protein LOC126596366 isoform X1 has translation MEEDDGTKQLSIYRAARTIKRRQNTLYNALKSIYDDSIFVGEISQLWPDLPLLANLRCGLWYSPTTNFHSTCYFKSTDGHTNNWSFNTSRLNLHVAQLAGQKGGCFIVDATRKGKRFPDSMSKTIPIWTCVLNRAIYRHLKKDHQSDLFNDEELSTSGEHSEENGQTNFDWDCSLHLPLWVSETEKASIEDRLDEWTQQLEASGADIASLASFLKKPLRPLWISQKTVIWLNEVPDHESWDFTPIILVSASASNGVVPHRTSSEFSWNYIAGAGDDEESWARGLTPTLFWNHAYDIIDVGPVLCNQMVADIVEKDRVYRAQRGQIAPQVSVKAPNLIENSVHCLHGDSLLPLDISNTNMDLNPCDEDCPMSWLGSTGLAVGISPTGMFKITHAAVSKVDCILNCDQESIHVSHRNAIAYMHLPMVTSKFDRFSLLNNLPSAVNFAKLNLSEGKTLLICCHNGEDISVCICLAILTSLFDDRGTFDGGSFFSETCITKLEMRRRLVTICKYVVNARPSRGNLKQVFGFLNGGRAVTENGPA, from the exons ATGGAAGAGGACGATGGCACGAAGCAGCTGAGCATATACAGGGCGGCGAGGACAATAAAACGACGGCAGAACACCCTCTACAACGCCCTCAAATCAATCTACGACGACTCAATCTTCGTCGGAGAAATCTCCCAGCTCTGGCCGGACCTCCCTCTCCTCGCCAACCTCCGATGCGGCCTCTGGTATTCTCCGACTACGAACTTCCACTCCACCTGCTACTTCAAATCCACCGACGGCCACACCAACAACTGGTCCTTCAACACCTCCCGCCTCAACCTCCACGTCGCCCAACTTGCCG GGCAGAAAGGAGGGTGCTTTATTGTGGATGCGACTCGGAAGGGGAAGCGATTTCCGGATAGCATGTCGAAGACAATTCCGATTTGGACATGTGTTTTGAATCGGGCGATTTATAGGCATTTGAAGAAAGATCATCAGAGTGATTTGTTCAATGATGAG GAGCTAAGTACTTCTGGTGAACATTCTGAAGAGAATGGACAGACCAATTTTGATTGGGATTGTTCCTTGCATCTTCCTCTTTGGGTTTCAGAAACAGAGAAGGCATCTATCGAGGATCGATTAGACGAATGGACTCAACAGTTGGAAGCCAGCGGTGCTGACATTGCCTCTCTTGCTTCTTTTTTGAAAAAGCCGCTGCGCCCTCTGTGGATATCACAAAAGACTGTGATTTGGTTGAATGAAGTTCCAGACCATGAATCCTGGGATTTCACACCCATCATTCTTGTTTCTGCCTCTGCCTCTAATGGTGTTGTACCACACAGGACTAGTTCGGAATTTAGCTGGAATTACATAGCAGGAGCCGGTGATGATGAAGAAAGCTGGGCAAGGGGTTTAACACCCACCCTCTTCTGGAACCATGCCTATGATATTATCGATGTGGGGCCTGTTTTGTGTAACCAGATGGTAGCTGATATAGTTGAGAAGGATCGTGTTTATCGTGCTCAAAGGGGACAAATTGCTCCTCAGGTTTCTGTCAAGGCCCCAAATTTGATAGAAAACTCAGTTCATTGTTTGCACGGCGACTCGTTGTTGCCTTTGGATATTTCAAACACGAATATGGATTTAAATCCTTGTGATGAAGATTGTCCTATGTCGTGGCTGGGTTCAACTGGCCTTGCTGTAGGCATATCTCCAACCGGTATGTTCAAAATTACTCATG CTGCAGTATCTAAAGTTGATTGCATATTGAATTGTGATCAAGAGTCAATCCATGTTTCTCATCGGAATGCTATAGCATATATGCATCTTCCTATGGTG ACATCGAAGTTTGATCGGTTTTCCTTGTTGAATAATCTCCCTTCTGCTgtgaactttgcaaagttgaaTCTAAGTGAAGGGAAGACCCTCCTAATTTGTTGCCACAATG GGGAAGATATCAGCGTATGTATATGTCTGGCAATCTTGACTTCATTATTTGATGATAGAG GAACCTTTGATGGTGGAAGCTTCTTCAGTGAGACATGCATTACAAAATTAGAAATGCGGAGAAGACTCGTAACTATCTGTAAATATGTAGTAAATGCAAGGCCTTCAAGAGGAAACCTGAAGcaagtttttggttttcttaATGGCGGAAGAGCTGTCACGGAGAACGGGCCTGCTTAG
- the LOC126596366 gene encoding uncharacterized protein LOC126596366 isoform X3 — protein sequence MEEDDGTKQLSIYRAARTIKRRQNTLYNALKSIYDDSIFVGEISQLWPDLPLLANLRCGLWYSPTTNFHSTCYFKSTDGHTNNWSFNTSRLNLHVAQLAGQKGGCFIVDATRKGKRFPDSMSKTIPIWTCVLNRAIYRHLKKDHQSDLFNDEELSTSGEHSEENGQTNFDWDCSLHLPLWVSETEKASIEDRLDEWTQQLEASGADIASLASFLKKPLRPLWISQKTVIWLNEVPDHESWDFTPIILVSASASNGVVPHRTSSEFSWNYIAGAGDDEESWARGLTPTLFWNHAYDIIDVGPVLCNQMVADIVEKDRVYRAQRGQIAPQVSVKAPNLIENSVHCLHGDSLLPLDISNTNMDLNPCDEDCPMSWLGSTGLAVGISPTAAVSKVDCILNCDQESIHVSHRNAIAYMHLPMVTSKFDRFSLLNNLPSAVNFAKLNLSEGKTLLICCHNGEDISVCICLAILTSLFDDRGTFDGGSFFSETCITKLEMRRRLVTICKYVVNARPSRGNLKQVFGFLNGGRAVTENGPA from the exons ATGGAAGAGGACGATGGCACGAAGCAGCTGAGCATATACAGGGCGGCGAGGACAATAAAACGACGGCAGAACACCCTCTACAACGCCCTCAAATCAATCTACGACGACTCAATCTTCGTCGGAGAAATCTCCCAGCTCTGGCCGGACCTCCCTCTCCTCGCCAACCTCCGATGCGGCCTCTGGTATTCTCCGACTACGAACTTCCACTCCACCTGCTACTTCAAATCCACCGACGGCCACACCAACAACTGGTCCTTCAACACCTCCCGCCTCAACCTCCACGTCGCCCAACTTGCCG GGCAGAAAGGAGGGTGCTTTATTGTGGATGCGACTCGGAAGGGGAAGCGATTTCCGGATAGCATGTCGAAGACAATTCCGATTTGGACATGTGTTTTGAATCGGGCGATTTATAGGCATTTGAAGAAAGATCATCAGAGTGATTTGTTCAATGATGAG GAGCTAAGTACTTCTGGTGAACATTCTGAAGAGAATGGACAGACCAATTTTGATTGGGATTGTTCCTTGCATCTTCCTCTTTGGGTTTCAGAAACAGAGAAGGCATCTATCGAGGATCGATTAGACGAATGGACTCAACAGTTGGAAGCCAGCGGTGCTGACATTGCCTCTCTTGCTTCTTTTTTGAAAAAGCCGCTGCGCCCTCTGTGGATATCACAAAAGACTGTGATTTGGTTGAATGAAGTTCCAGACCATGAATCCTGGGATTTCACACCCATCATTCTTGTTTCTGCCTCTGCCTCTAATGGTGTTGTACCACACAGGACTAGTTCGGAATTTAGCTGGAATTACATAGCAGGAGCCGGTGATGATGAAGAAAGCTGGGCAAGGGGTTTAACACCCACCCTCTTCTGGAACCATGCCTATGATATTATCGATGTGGGGCCTGTTTTGTGTAACCAGATGGTAGCTGATATAGTTGAGAAGGATCGTGTTTATCGTGCTCAAAGGGGACAAATTGCTCCTCAGGTTTCTGTCAAGGCCCCAAATTTGATAGAAAACTCAGTTCATTGTTTGCACGGCGACTCGTTGTTGCCTTTGGATATTTCAAACACGAATATGGATTTAAATCCTTGTGATGAAGATTGTCCTATGTCGTGGCTGGGTTCAACTGGCCTTGCTGTAGGCATATCTCCAACCG CTGCAGTATCTAAAGTTGATTGCATATTGAATTGTGATCAAGAGTCAATCCATGTTTCTCATCGGAATGCTATAGCATATATGCATCTTCCTATGGTG ACATCGAAGTTTGATCGGTTTTCCTTGTTGAATAATCTCCCTTCTGCTgtgaactttgcaaagttgaaTCTAAGTGAAGGGAAGACCCTCCTAATTTGTTGCCACAATG GGGAAGATATCAGCGTATGTATATGTCTGGCAATCTTGACTTCATTATTTGATGATAGAG GAACCTTTGATGGTGGAAGCTTCTTCAGTGAGACATGCATTACAAAATTAGAAATGCGGAGAAGACTCGTAACTATCTGTAAATATGTAGTAAATGCAAGGCCTTCAAGAGGAAACCTGAAGcaagtttttggttttcttaATGGCGGAAGAGCTGTCACGGAGAACGGGCCTGCTTAG